From Nitrospirota bacterium, a single genomic window includes:
- the dnaA gene encoding chromosomal replication initiator protein DnaA: MMTSATIWQDALAHIQGKVPKQVYDTWFTPIHLERIEDSTAQLGVPNKFFGDWLSQHYGPLLMEAISAARGGEETSITFAISHKQPTSQSESGGSSAVTSRQTTGARPKRGIQLNPKYTFKNFVVGAGNQFAHAACMAVAEQPAKAYNPLFIYGETGLGKTHLLNAIGNYVAERTDLRIAYLTTEQFTNEVINSIRYDKMMDLRKRYRHIDMLMIDDIQFLAGKERTQEEFFHTFNALYEAHKQLVLSSDRFPKDMPDIEERLRSRFEWGLIADLQPPDVETRIAILRKKSEDEGVTLPEDVVQFLATTMKSNIRELEGSLVRLGAYASLTGQTITLEMAKNVLRDLIGTKKKIVSMDDIQETVGARFHVKISDLKSRRRSKTLVHPRQIAMYLCRELTDSSYPEIGRQFGGKDHTTIIHACKQVIKAKDSDSALSATLDSLKEQILRA; encoded by the coding sequence ATAATGACTAGCGCAACTATCTGGCAGGACGCCTTGGCTCATATCCAAGGGAAAGTGCCAAAACAAGTTTATGATACGTGGTTTACGCCGATTCACCTTGAAAGAATTGAGGATTCTACAGCTCAACTGGGGGTCCCGAATAAGTTCTTCGGGGACTGGCTAAGCCAGCATTATGGGCCTCTCCTGATGGAAGCGATCTCAGCGGCCAGGGGTGGTGAGGAAACGTCGATTACGTTTGCCATCTCTCATAAGCAACCGACGAGCCAATCCGAGAGTGGTGGGAGTTCTGCTGTAACGAGCCGTCAGACTACCGGGGCGCGGCCGAAACGGGGCATCCAGCTCAATCCCAAATACACATTTAAGAATTTCGTGGTGGGCGCAGGGAACCAGTTTGCCCATGCGGCCTGTATGGCGGTCGCGGAGCAGCCGGCGAAAGCCTATAACCCGCTCTTTATCTATGGGGAAACGGGGCTGGGGAAGACCCACCTCCTGAACGCCATTGGCAACTATGTGGCGGAACGGACCGACCTCCGCATTGCCTATTTGACGACCGAGCAGTTTACGAACGAGGTCATCAACTCCATTCGCTACGACAAGATGATGGATCTGCGGAAGCGATACCGTCATATCGATATGTTGATGATCGACGATATTCAGTTCCTGGCGGGCAAGGAGCGGACGCAGGAAGAATTCTTCCACACGTTCAACGCCCTTTATGAAGCGCATAAGCAGCTGGTCCTCTCGAGCGATCGCTTTCCCAAGGACATGCCTGATATCGAGGAGCGTTTGCGGTCGCGGTTTGAATGGGGCCTGATTGCGGATCTCCAGCCACCGGACGTGGAAACGCGCATTGCCATCTTGCGGAAAAAGTCCGAGGATGAAGGCGTTACGTTGCCGGAAGATGTGGTCCAGTTTCTCGCCACCACGATGAAGAGCAATATCCGCGAGCTTGAAGGTTCGCTGGTGCGTCTTGGCGCCTATGCCTCCCTCACCGGTCAAACGATTACGCTGGAGATGGCGAAGAATGTGCTCCGGGATCTGATCGGCACTAAGAAGAAGATCGTGTCCATGGACGATATTCAGGAAACAGTGGGCGCACGCTTCCATGTGAAAATTTCCGACCTGAAATCCCGTCGCCGGAGCAAAACGCTGGTGCATCCGAGACAGATCGCCATGTATCTCTGCCGGGAACTCACGGATTCCTCGTATCCCGAGATCGGGCGGCAGTTCGGGGGCAAAGACCACACGACCATCATCCATGCCTGCAAACAGGTCATCAAAGCAAAAGATAGCGACAGTGCATTGAGTGCCACGTTGGACAGCTTAAAGGAGCAGATCCTGCGAGCGTGA
- a CDS encoding DsrE family protein, producing MAARKLGLLLSTAPSHPSVETVVQLAHAALRRGVEVYLYLIDEGVKMVTDSRYLGLIDAGVKLSVCAYGCQQHGVPTATVDSRVSLSGLVVLSGIIDGCDRFLAFT from the coding sequence ATGGCAGCTCGCAAGCTCGGTCTCTTGTTATCCACAGCCCCTTCTCATCCCAGCGTTGAGACTGTTGTTCAACTGGCTCACGCTGCTCTGCGTCGTGGCGTTGAGGTCTATCTCTATCTCATTGATGAGGGAGTCAAGATGGTCACAGACTCGCGCTATCTTGGCTTAATTGATGCGGGAGTAAAGCTGTCTGTCTGTGCTTATGGTTGCCAGCAACATGGTGTCCCAACTGCCACGGTGGATTCGAGGGTTTCATTATCCGGGTTGGTCGTGTTGTCTGGAATTATTGATGGGTGTGATCGCTTTTTGGCGTTTACATAA
- the hisS gene encoding histidine--tRNA ligase: MDIIKGIKGVKDILPEETPRWRFIEDAARRWALCYGYQEIRIPIFELTALFARSIGAATDIVEKEMYTFPDRDGTSLTLRPEGTAGTVRAFIEHNRAADPLPQKYFYIGPMFRHERPQAGRLRQFHQFGVESFGTSDPRVDVEAIALLWRLLSDLGLPDLTLEINSLGSAGDRAAYKPILLTFLAQQEASLCANCRRRMETNPLRVLDCKIPECRTATESAPKLTDHLAPEARAHFDQVLAGLQAIGVPYKLNPRLVRGLDYYCLTSFEITSTHLGAQNAVGAGGRYDGLVETLGGPSVPAVGFAVGLERVSLMLPETMSSSLHECLYYVAAFGENGTKLGLVLLDELRRLGLSAQCDYRAATLKAHLRQADRSKCRYAILLGDDEAGRGSVILRNLESKAQEELPLVGLASLLKSRTIPS, encoded by the coding sequence ATGGACATTATTAAAGGGATCAAGGGCGTTAAGGACATCCTGCCAGAGGAGACGCCCCGGTGGCGTTTCATCGAGGATGCGGCCAGGCGCTGGGCTCTCTGCTATGGCTATCAGGAGATCCGGATCCCCATCTTCGAGCTGACCGCGCTCTTTGCCAGGAGTATCGGGGCTGCGACGGATATCGTCGAGAAGGAGATGTATACCTTTCCCGACCGAGACGGGACCTCGCTGACCCTGCGCCCGGAAGGCACAGCCGGCACGGTCCGCGCCTTCATCGAGCATAATCGGGCGGCCGATCCTCTTCCGCAGAAATATTTCTACATCGGACCGATGTTCCGCCATGAACGGCCTCAGGCGGGAAGGCTTAGGCAGTTCCATCAATTCGGCGTTGAGTCGTTCGGCACGTCGGACCCGCGCGTCGACGTCGAGGCTATCGCCCTCCTGTGGCGCCTGCTCTCAGATCTGGGTTTGCCGGACCTAACGCTTGAGATCAATAGTTTGGGCAGCGCCGGCGATCGAGCAGCCTACAAGCCGATCCTCCTGACATTCCTCGCACAACAGGAAGCCAGTCTCTGCGCCAACTGCCGGCGCCGGATGGAAACGAATCCTCTGCGAGTATTGGACTGCAAGATACCGGAATGCCGGACTGCGACCGAGTCTGCTCCCAAGCTGACCGACCATCTCGCGCCGGAAGCCCGCGCCCATTTCGACCAGGTCCTGGCCGGCCTCCAGGCCATTGGGGTTCCCTACAAGTTGAATCCTCGTTTAGTGCGGGGGCTCGACTACTATTGTTTGACAAGTTTTGAAATTACCTCGACCCATTTGGGCGCACAGAACGCAGTTGGCGCCGGCGGACGGTATGACGGTTTAGTGGAAACGCTCGGCGGCCCCTCTGTTCCGGCTGTCGGATTCGCCGTCGGACTTGAACGGGTATCCCTGATGCTCCCGGAGACAATGTCGTCCTCGCTTCACGAATGTCTCTATTATGTCGCGGCCTTCGGAGAGAACGGCACAAAGCTCGGACTCGTGCTGCTCGACGAGCTTCGCAGATTAGGCCTCTCGGCCCAATGTGACTATCGCGCCGCCACGCTCAAGGCCCACCTGCGCCAAGCCGATCGATCGAAGTGCCGGTACGCCATTCTTTTGGGTGATGATGAAGCAGGTCGTGGCTCCGTCATCCTTCGCAATCTGGAGTCTAAAGCCCAGGAAGAACTTCCTCTGGTTGGTCTTGCCTCCCTCCTAAAATCTCGCACTATCCCCTCGTAA